In a genomic window of Pieris brassicae chromosome 7, ilPieBrab1.1, whole genome shotgun sequence:
- the LOC123711974 gene encoding inositol monophosphatase 1, producing MSDQIDEYFDAALDLVKSAGNLIIEFRNGCKAYEQKSSDIDLVTEVDKNVEKTLMDGLSKQFPTHKFIGEETVSEGGQCVLSDDPTWIIDPVDGTLNFIHGYPQSCISVGLAINKECVAGVIYNPVLDLLFTAKKGNGAFLNKKPIHVSQTKEFSKALISFEAGTSRDPERLRVMFENFRTLVEKGHGVRTIGSAAMNMANVALGGSDAYFEFGIHAWDIAAGDIIVREAGGVCIDPAGGPLDLLSRRVLCAATADLAQELSKSLQQYYPERD from the coding sequence ATGTCGGACCAAATCGATGAATACTTTGACGCAGCTCTTGATTTAGTTAAATCAGCAGGAAACCTTATAATAGAGTTTAGAAATGGTTGCAAAGCCTATGAACAGAAATCCAGCGATATCGATCTTGTCACCGAAGTGgataaaaatgttgaaaagACTCTAATGGATGGTTTATCAAAACAGTTTCCTACTCATAAGTTTATTGGAGAAGAAACAGTATCTGAAGGAGGTCAGTGTGTTCTCAGTGACGACCCGACGTGGATTATTGACCCTGTAGATGGCACACTAAACTTCATTCATGGTTATCCCCAAAGTTGCATATCTGTTGGTCTAGCTATAAACAAAGAATGTGTCGCTGGCGTTATTTATAACCCAGTCCTTGACCTATTATTTACTGCTAAAAAAGGTAATggtgcatttttaaataaaaagcctATACATGTATCTCAAACTAAAGAATTTAGTAAAGCATTGATATCATTTGAAGCAGGCACCTCTCGGGATCCTGAAAGATTGAGAGTtatgtttgaaaattttagaactctaGTAGAGAAGGGACATGGTGTCAGAACAATAGGCTCTGCTGCTATGAACATGGCAAATGTGGCATTAGGAGGGAGTGATGCATACTTTGAATTTGGTATTCATGCTTGGGACATAGCTGCGGGAGATATTATTGTTCGTGAAGCAGGTGGAGTTTGCATTGATCCAGCAGGAGGGCCTCTAGACCTCTTGTCGCGTAGGGTATTATGTGCTGCAACTGCTGACCTTGCTCAAGAACTAAGCAAGTCTCTACAGCAATATTACCCTGAGAGAGATTAA